A section of the Alkalicoccobacillus plakortidis genome encodes:
- a CDS encoding nitroreductase family protein: protein MNIMLGNHSIVWLSEYREFLNAFVQDGIDFNLCFILGTNFDEVNQHYGERGYRFSLLEAGHIMQNMNLVASSLNLGIAPIGGFIDDAANERIPLINFKTIYLVPVGEQMK from the coding sequence ATGAATATAATGCTTGGAAATCATTCTATTGTATGGCTAAGCGAATACAGGGAATTTCTGAATGCATTTGTACAAGACGGAATTGATTTTAATCTGTGTTTCATTTTAGGGACAAACTTTGATGAAGTGAATCAACATTATGGTGAGAGAGGTTACCGTTTTAGTTTGTTAGAAGCAGGTCACATTATGCAAAATATGAACCTAGTAGCTAGTTCACTAAACTTGGGTATCGCCCCAATAGGCGGTTTTATTGATGATGCAGCTAATGAACGTATACCTCTAATCAATTTTAAAACGATATACCTAGTACCAGTTGGAGAACAAATGAAATAG
- a CDS encoding GNAT family N-acetyltransferase: MIKVRQLSQLDCSKLISLSSEVGWDYNENEIHTILKSGQIFGCVDSEDRVVACAAIIQYDFQKVASIGMVIVHPDFRGRGLGREVTEDCIQAVNSNQCLIMLIATEEGKRLYEKMSFTIISHIEKYTAAIKHTNQCEVNNSSVHVYKEQDFNSVVKIDEQAFGDKRERFLTQRLKQSEKRVVIRNTSGEITGYALSIRTPQNVILGPIISECSDNAISLIEELLKDFTGKVRIDLVQTDPTMTRFLEERGFNKVTEPPVMALNHTNTRKRNGHLVAVAAQAFG; this comes from the coding sequence ATGATTAAAGTAAGACAACTATCGCAGCTGGATTGTTCGAAGCTCATTAGTCTATCATCAGAAGTAGGATGGGATTATAACGAAAATGAAATACATACAATTCTTAAATCAGGACAAATCTTTGGTTGCGTAGACTCTGAAGATAGAGTAGTAGCTTGTGCTGCCATTATTCAATATGATTTTCAGAAGGTGGCTTCAATAGGTATGGTCATTGTTCATCCTGATTTTAGAGGTAGGGGATTAGGAAGAGAAGTAACAGAAGATTGTATTCAAGCGGTTAATTCTAATCAATGTTTAATCATGTTGATTGCTACGGAAGAGGGAAAAAGGCTATATGAAAAAATGAGTTTTACAATCATAAGTCACATTGAAAAATATACTGCCGCAATTAAGCACACAAATCAATGTGAAGTGAATAATAGTTCCGTCCATGTTTACAAAGAGCAGGATTTTAACTCAGTAGTCAAAATAGATGAGCAGGCTTTTGGTGATAAACGAGAACGCTTTCTAACACAAAGACTAAAGCAATCTGAAAAACGTGTAGTCATTAGGAATACATCTGGCGAGATAACTGGCTATGCTTTAAGTATACGTACACCTCAAAATGTCATTTTAGGACCAATAATCAGTGAGTGCAGTGATAACGCTATTTCACTTATCGAAGAATTACTAAAAGACTTTACAGGTAAAGTGAGAATTGATTTAGTTCAAACTGATCCAACGATGACTCGTTTCCTAGAAGAAAGAGGATTTAATAAAGTGACCGAACCACCTGTTATGGCACTAAACCACACAAATACACGAAAAAGAAATGGCCACCTAGTTGCAGTTGCAGCGCAGGCTTTTGGATGA
- a CDS encoding Cof-type HAD-IIB family hydrolase translates to MYKIVFFDVDGTLTDHRDGSISISTKRSVRTLINNGVQVVAATGRPLSMCTELIELGIQTFITANGAYVKYKDEVIHKNVLDQDVLIDVIHYAKTNDSGLSFFTESLSMNGVRNTKIKSALLETLLLNDYPITDEQIHLKEIYLLCLYADHKTVQHYESRFPELTFSRWHPYICNVLQEEVDKSIAVKKVLTFFDLDESEAIAFGDGYNDMQMLEMAGLGIAMGNGNEHLKSIANFVTRNSSDDGIEYALRKYGVI, encoded by the coding sequence ATGTATAAAATTGTTTTCTTTGATGTAGATGGAACATTAACAGATCATCGAGATGGCAGCATCTCCATCTCAACTAAGCGCTCAGTTAGAACTCTTATTAACAATGGAGTTCAGGTGGTTGCTGCAACAGGTCGTCCCCTATCTATGTGTACAGAGCTAATAGAGTTAGGTATTCAAACTTTTATTACGGCAAATGGAGCATACGTTAAGTACAAAGATGAGGTTATACATAAAAATGTGCTAGACCAGGATGTTCTGATCGATGTGATACACTATGCAAAAACCAACGATTCTGGCCTTTCTTTTTTTACAGAGTCCTTAAGTATGAATGGTGTTAGGAATACGAAGATCAAATCTGCATTACTAGAGACTTTATTATTAAATGACTACCCCATTACTGATGAGCAGATTCACTTAAAAGAGATCTATCTACTATGTTTGTATGCAGATCATAAAACTGTGCAGCACTATGAATCTCGTTTTCCAGAGCTGACGTTTAGTAGATGGCACCCATATATTTGTAATGTTCTACAAGAAGAAGTGGACAAATCAATTGCAGTTAAAAAAGTTCTTACTTTTTTTGACCTAGATGAATCTGAAGCCATTGCTTTTGGCGACGGTTATAATGATATGCAGATGCTCGAGATGGCGGGGCTTGGAATTGCGATGGGAAATGGGAACGAACATCTAAAATCTATAGCTAATTTTGTCACAAGAAACTCCAGTGATGATGGTATTGAATATGCATTAAGGAAGTATGGGGTGATATAA
- a CDS encoding DinB family protein: MKSTELIVLNFEEVRRRSIKVWTSIPESKLYWKPDEHALCCIHMIRHVLESEHYYHLAILNRGDLVSFDSPFSERPYHSVQDELEFAKKYRNDFLSTIRTYSDVDLELIKVDRSKQGYIRELGDMLLRIAYHESVHTGQLLDYLRTMEVPRPVIWD; encoded by the coding sequence ATGAAAAGTACTGAACTAATCGTTCTTAATTTTGAAGAAGTAAGAAGAAGAAGTATTAAAGTTTGGACGTCTATTCCTGAAAGTAAGCTTTATTGGAAACCAGATGAACACGCTTTATGTTGTATACACATGATTCGTCATGTACTTGAAAGTGAGCATTATTATCATCTTGCTATTCTAAATAGAGGAGATCTCGTATCTTTTGATTCTCCTTTTTCAGAGAGACCTTATCATTCGGTTCAAGATGAATTAGAGTTTGCTAAAAAGTATCGTAATGATTTCTTAAGTACAATCCGAACATACTCAGATGTTGACCTAGAATTAATCAAAGTCGATCGTTCTAAACAAGGGTATATTAGAGAACTTGGGGATATGCTGTTGCGTATTGCTTACCACGAATCTGTACATACAGGACAATTATTAGACTATTTAAGAACAATGGAAGTGCCTAGACCTGTTATTTGGGATTGA
- a CDS encoding nucleotidyltransferase domain-containing protein yields MHITLTKLLKELENKNLTWAIGGSLMLSIRGLKTTPNDIDLLVTQKDAQTISGILDSMGTRLDPISSHPVFTSSYFAKYEVDGVGIDVMADFGVKHKAGLYVCPFATDSVTTIHVVDESPCPLSSIEDWYVLYSLMPNREGKVELIEHYFKEHGVSQPLLLERALDQPLPLEIKDKINRLLTDF; encoded by the coding sequence ATGCACATAACACTTACAAAGCTCTTAAAAGAGTTAGAGAATAAAAATCTCACCTGGGCTATTGGTGGCTCTCTTATGCTTTCAATTCGCGGATTAAAAACGACACCAAATGATATTGATCTATTGGTTACACAAAAAGACGCTCAAACCATTAGTGGCATTTTGGATTCAATGGGTACACGTTTAGATCCTATCTCTAGTCATCCAGTATTCACTTCTAGTTATTTTGCAAAGTATGAAGTAGATGGAGTAGGAATTGATGTGATGGCTGACTTTGGTGTGAAGCATAAAGCTGGTTTGTATGTTTGTCCTTTTGCTACTGATTCAGTGACGACTATTCATGTTGTAGATGAATCACCGTGTCCGCTAAGTTCAATTGAAGATTGGTATGTTCTGTATTCGCTTATGCCTAATCGAGAGGGTAAAGTCGAGCTCATTGAGCATTATTTTAAGGAACATGGTGTATCGCAGCCTTTGTTGTTGGAACGCGCATTAGATCAGCCTCTTCCTTTAGAGATAAAAGATAAAATTAATCGTTTGCTTACGGATTTTTGA